From a single Pseudomonas sp. A34-9 genomic region:
- a CDS encoding YceK/YidQ family lipoprotein has translation MTIRQAVTLGALSSVLAGCGSVMTVLQDDADVARDMRKQNTYCQSIPRIYSGLAFDFCVLNAPPDPSGFLVPFVLLDLPLSGVFDTVALPYTVYRQVTDGNLGIYWRRGGY, from the coding sequence TTGACCATCAGACAAGCTGTAACGTTGGGCGCTCTTTCATCGGTTCTGGCCGGCTGTGGCAGCGTCATGACCGTATTGCAGGACGATGCCGACGTCGCCCGGGACATGCGCAAACAAAACACCTACTGCCAATCGATTCCGCGGATTTACAGCGGGCTGGCCTTCGATTTCTGCGTGCTGAACGCGCCCCCTGATCCCAGCGGATTTCTGGTGCCGTTCGTGTTGCTGGATCTGCCATTGTCCGGTGTATTCGATACAGTAGCGTTGCCCTATACGGTTTATCGTCAGGTCACCGACGGCAACCTTGGTATTTACTGGCGCAGGGGCGGTTATTGA
- a CDS encoding carbamoyltransferase, whose amino-acid sequence MALTILGLSGALSHDPSAALYIDGKLVAAAEEERFVRDKHAKNRMPYESAKFCLEQAGIKPSDVDVVAIPFAPISIFGKARWQYAKRYWYAPDRALDAILMGNRRYKRYRNKIVWCLEQLGFDPKKIKIEPVEHHLAHASSAYHCSGFKEKTAILGIDGKGEYATTFFGYGENGKIHKIKEFFDPDSLGGLYGAITEFLGFDMLDGEFKVMGMAPYGDASKYDFSRLASFENGELVINTDYANVIGLRRYKEKGKGYYFSPKLIEWLGPKREGDIADEPYIHYAASIQALFEKIALQMIDYYLGDVLKETGKLAYAGGCALNVKLNQKIIARDDVKELFVQPASGDAGTAVGAAAYVSNARGVPVEKMEHVYLGPSYSNEDVIAACARHENKPTWRKLDNMPEQIAKIMVDGNPVAWFQGRMEFGPRALGGRSIIGCPSVAGVADRINHQIKFRERWRPFCPSMLDTVAPQMIKIDHPAPFMTFTFEVAEEWKTRVPEVVHEDGTSRAQVLKREYNPRYYDMMKALENLTGNGVSLNTSLNRRGEPMICSPTDALNMFFGSDLEYLIMEDILVVKAGVKGYELD is encoded by the coding sequence GTGGCATTGACGATTCTTGGCCTGTCCGGCGCCCTTAGCCATGATCCTTCAGCGGCCTTGTACATCGACGGCAAGCTCGTGGCGGCGGCTGAAGAAGAGCGCTTCGTACGCGATAAACATGCAAAGAACCGCATGCCTTACGAATCGGCGAAGTTCTGTCTCGAACAGGCTGGCATCAAGCCGTCCGATGTTGACGTGGTAGCGATTCCGTTCGCCCCGATCAGCATTTTCGGCAAGGCCCGCTGGCAGTACGCCAAGCGTTACTGGTACGCCCCGGACCGCGCGCTCGACGCGATCCTGATGGGCAACCGTCGCTACAAGCGCTATCGCAACAAGATCGTCTGGTGCCTGGAACAACTGGGCTTCGATCCGAAGAAAATCAAGATCGAACCGGTCGAACACCATCTGGCCCACGCTTCCAGCGCTTACCACTGCTCGGGTTTCAAAGAGAAAACCGCGATCCTCGGCATCGACGGCAAGGGCGAGTACGCCACGACCTTCTTCGGCTACGGCGAAAACGGCAAGATCCACAAGATCAAGGAATTCTTCGATCCGGATTCCCTGGGTGGCCTGTACGGCGCGATCACCGAGTTCCTCGGTTTCGATATGCTCGATGGTGAGTTCAAGGTCATGGGCATGGCGCCGTACGGCGATGCCAGCAAGTACGATTTCTCGCGCCTGGCTTCGTTCGAGAACGGCGAGCTGGTGATCAACACCGACTACGCCAACGTCATCGGCCTGCGTCGCTATAAAGAGAAGGGTAAGGGTTACTACTTCTCGCCGAAGCTGATCGAGTGGCTGGGTCCAAAGCGCGAAGGCGACATCGCCGACGAGCCGTACATCCACTACGCCGCCAGCATTCAAGCGCTGTTCGAAAAAATTGCGCTGCAGATGATCGACTACTACCTGGGCGACGTGCTCAAGGAAACCGGCAAACTGGCCTACGCCGGTGGCTGTGCGTTGAACGTCAAGCTCAACCAGAAAATCATCGCCCGCGACGACGTCAAGGAGCTGTTCGTGCAGCCTGCATCCGGCGATGCCGGCACCGCAGTCGGCGCAGCGGCCTATGTATCCAACGCCCGTGGCGTGCCGGTCGAGAAGATGGAACACGTCTACCTCGGCCCGTCGTACAGCAACGAAGACGTCATCGCAGCCTGCGCCCGTCACGAGAACAAGCCGACCTGGCGCAAGCTCGACAACATGCCGGAGCAGATCGCCAAGATCATGGTCGACGGCAACCCGGTGGCCTGGTTCCAGGGGCGCATGGAGTTTGGTCCGCGTGCCTTGGGGGGGCGCTCGATCATTGGTTGCCCAAGCGTGGCTGGCGTTGCTGACCGGATCAACCACCAGATCAAGTTCCGCGAGCGCTGGAGGCCTTTCTGCCCGTCGATGCTCGACACCGTTGCGCCACAGATGATCAAGATCGATCACCCGGCGCCGTTCATGACCTTCACCTTTGAAGTGGCGGAAGAGTGGAAGACCCGCGTGCCGGAAGTCGTCCATGAAGACGGCACTTCCCGTGCCCAGGTGCTCAAGCGCGAATACAATCCGCGCTACTACGACATGATGAAGGCGCTGGAAAACCTGACCGGTAACGGCGTATCACTGAACACCTCGCTCAACCGTCGTGGCGAACCGATGATCTGCTCGCCGACTGACGCCCTGAACATGTTTTTCGGTTCTGACCTGGAATACCTGATCATGGAAGATATTCTGGTCGTAAAAGCGGGTGTAAAAGGATACGAACTTGACTGA
- a CDS encoding glycosyltransferase family A protein, whose protein sequence is MTETLISVVIPVYNYARTLPRAVESVLAQLDEATADLLVIDDGSTDDTPQVVEKLLLKHGGRFRALRKSNGGLSSVRNRGLEETTGRYLVFLDSDDEMAPGALAALSQHIASHPQSLMVIGAHWSVFADGRRSLQAAKPLPATARQRLQGYLLSKTVSISNGACAMHRDVFVLGNYPEHLRNVEDLPVFAQVLARYPCTVLDMPLALIYKHADSMRHDLRQSLAAGTEQVVSEVFSSRRMPEEMADLRQAFLAQRCLSLFRDCYSHGEYKLAKSFYFQALRADWRTFSRWSYTRKALRLLFR, encoded by the coding sequence TTGACTGAAACACTGATCAGCGTCGTCATTCCGGTTTACAACTATGCGCGAACGCTTCCACGTGCAGTGGAATCGGTCTTGGCGCAGTTGGATGAAGCGACCGCGGATCTGCTGGTCATCGACGACGGGTCGACGGACGATACGCCCCAGGTAGTCGAAAAACTCCTGCTCAAGCATGGCGGGCGCTTTCGCGCGTTGCGCAAAAGTAACGGCGGATTGTCGTCGGTGCGCAATCGAGGGCTGGAAGAGACAACCGGACGGTATCTGGTGTTTCTCGACTCTGACGACGAAATGGCCCCCGGGGCGTTGGCGGCGCTTTCACAGCACATCGCCAGTCACCCGCAAAGTCTGATGGTTATCGGCGCGCATTGGTCGGTATTCGCTGATGGACGACGCAGCCTGCAGGCAGCCAAGCCGCTGCCTGCGACGGCCCGCCAGCGCTTGCAGGGCTACCTGTTGAGCAAGACGGTATCCATTTCAAACGGTGCCTGCGCGATGCATCGCGATGTGTTTGTGTTGGGTAATTACCCGGAACATTTGCGCAACGTCGAGGACTTACCGGTGTTCGCCCAAGTGCTGGCGCGTTACCCCTGTACCGTTCTGGACATGCCACTGGCGCTGATCTACAAGCATGCGGACAGCATGCGCCATGATTTACGCCAAAGTCTTGCCGCCGGTACGGAGCAGGTGGTCAGCGAAGTGTTCTCCAGTCGGCGGATGCCCGAGGAAATGGCTGATTTGCGTCAGGCGTTTCTGGCGCAGCGCTGTCTGTCATTGTTTCGTGACTGTTATTCCCATGGCGAGTACAAACTGGCCAAGTCGTTCTATTTTCAGGCCTTGCGTGCGGACTGGCGGACGTTTTCGCGCTGGTCCTACACGCGCAAGGCGTTGCGGTTGCTGTTTCGGTAA